One Bos taurus isolate L1 Dominette 01449 registration number 42190680 breed Hereford chromosome 25, ARS-UCD2.0, whole genome shotgun sequence genomic window carries:
- the CCT6A gene encoding T-complex protein 1 subunit zeta: MAAVKTLNPKAEVARAQAALAVNISAARGLQDVLRTNLGPKGTMKMLVSGAGDIKLTKDGNVLLHEMQIQHPTASLIAKVATAQDDITGDGTTSNVLIIGELLKQADLYISEGLHPRIITEGFEAAKEKALQFLEQVKVSKEMDRETLIDVARTSLRTKVHAELADVLTEAVVDSILAIKKQDEPIDLFMVEIMEMKHKSETDTSLIRGLVLDHGARHPDMKKRVEDAYILTCNVSLEYEKTEVNSGFFYKSAEEREKLVKAERKFIEDRVKKIIELKKKVCGDSDKGFVVINQKGIDPFSLDALAKEGIIALRRAKRRNMERLTLACGGIALNSLDDLNPDCLGHAGLVYEYTLGEEKFTFIEKCNNPRSVTLLIKGPNKHTLTQIKDAIRDGLRAVKNAIDDGCVVPGAGAVEVAMAEALVKYKPSVKGRAQLGVQAFADALLIIPKVLAQNSGFDLQETLVKVQAEHSESGQLVGVDLNTGEPMVAAEAGIWDNYCVKKQLLHSCTVIATNILLVDEIMRAGMSSLKG; the protein is encoded by the exons ATGGCGGCCGTGAAGACCCTGAACCCCAAGGCCGAGGTGGCCCGAGCCCAGGCGGCGTTGGCGGTCAACATCAGCGCGGCCCGGGGGCTGCAGGACGTGCTGAGGACCAACTTGGGGCCTAAGGGCACCATGAAGAT GCTTGTTTCTGGTGCTGGAGACATCAAACTCACTAAAGATGGAAATGTGCTGCTTCATGAAATG caaATTCAGCACCCAACAGCCTCCTTAATAGCCAAAGTAGCAACAGCCCAGGATGACATAACTGGTGATGGCACCACTTCCAATGTCCTCATCATCGGAGAGCTGCTGAAGCAGGCGGATCTCTACATTTCTGAG GGTCTTCATCCCAGAATAATTACAGAAGGATTTGAAGCTGCAAAGGAAAAGGCACTTCAGTTCTTGGAACAAGTCAAAGTAAGCAaagagatggacagggaaacaCTTATAGACGTGGCCAGAACATCTCTACGTACTAAAGTTCACGCTGAACTTGCAGATGTCTTAACAGAG GCCGTAGTGGACTCCATTTTGGCCATTAAAAAACAAGATGAACCTATTGACCTCTTCATGGTTGAGATCATGGAGATGAAACATAAATCTGAAACAGATACAAG CTTGATCAGAGGTCTCGTTTTGGACCATGGGGCACGGCATCCTGATATGAAGAAGAGAGTGGAAGATGCATACATCCTCACGTGCAACGTGTCATTAGAATATGAAAAAAC AGAAGTGAATTCTGGCTTTTTTTACAAGAgtgcagaggagagagagaaattagtGAAAGCTGAAAGGAAATTCATCGAAGacagagttaaaaaaataatcGAACTGAAAAAGAAAGTCTGTGGTGATTCAGATAAAGGTTTTGTTGTTATTAATCAAAAG GGAATTGATCCCTTTTCCTTAGATGCTCTTGCCAAAGAAGGCATAATAGCTCTGCGCAGAGCTAAAAGGAGAAACATGGAAAG GCTGACTCTTGCTTGTGGTGGGATAGCCCTAAATTCTCTTGATGACCTAAATCCTGATTGTTTGGGACATGCAGGACTTGTCTATGAATATACATTG GGAGAAGAGAAGTTCACCTTTATTGAGAAATGTAACAATCCTCGCTCTGTCACATTATTGATCAAAGGACCAAATAAGCACACGCTTACTCAAATCAAAGATGCAATAAGAGATGGCTTGAGGGCTGTTAAAAATGCTATTGATGATG GCTGTGTCGTCCCAGGTGCTGGCGCAGTGGAAGTGGCGATGGCAGAAGCCCTGGTTAAATACAAGCCCAGTGTAAAGGGCAGGGCCCAGCTTGGAGTTCAAGCATTTGCTGATGCGTTGCTCATTATTCCCAAG GTTCTTGCTCAGAACTCTGGTTTTGACCTCCAGGAAACACTAGTTAAAGTTCAAGCAGAACATTCAGAATCCGGTCAGCTTGTGGGTGTGGACTTGAACACTG GTGAACCAATGgtagcagcagaagcaggcaTATGGGATAACTATTGTGTAAAGAAACAGCTTCTTCACTCCTG CACTGTGATTGCCACCAACATTCTCCTGGTTGATGAGATCATGAGAGCTGGAATGTCTTCTCTAAAAGGTTGA
- the SUMF2 gene encoding inactive C-alpha-formylglycine-generating enzyme 2 isoform X2, translating into MGISLSPLLTVLSLLSGRWLELGNGQTVNMVQLPGGRFQMGTDSPDGRDGEGPVREVTVKPFAIDIFPVTNKDFREFVREKKYRTEAEVFGWSFVFEDLVSDELRNKATQRMQSLLWWLPVERAFWRQPAGPGSGIREKLEFPVVHVSWNDARAYCAWRGKRLPTEEEWEFAARGGLKGQVYPWGNKFQPNRTNLWQGKFPKGDKAEDGFHGVSPVNAFPPQNDYGLYDLVGNVWEWTASQYQAADQDMRVLRGASWIDTADGSANHRARVTTRR; encoded by the exons ATGGGCATTTCGCTGTCGCCGCTGCTGACTGTGCTGTCGCTCCTCTCCGGCCGGTGGCTCGAACTAG GAAATGGGCAGACAGTCAACATGGTCCAGCTACCAGGTGGGCGATTCCAGATGGGAACTGATTCACCAGATggcagagatggtgaaggacctgTCCGGGAGGTGACGGTAAAACCCTTTGCCATCGACATATTTCCTGTCACCAACAAAGACTTCAG GGAGTTTGTCAGGGAGAAAAAGTACCGCACAGAGGCTGAGGTGTTTGGGTGGAGCTTTGTCTTTGAGGACCTTGTCTCTGATGAGCTTAGAAACAAAGCAACCCAGAGAATGCAG TCTCTCCTCTGGTGGCTCCCCGTAGAAAGGGCattctggaggcag CCTGCAGGTCCTGGCTCTGGCATCCGAGAGAAACTGGAGTTCCCAGTGGTACACGTGAGCTGGAATGATGCCCGTGCCTACTGTGCTTGGCGGGGGAAACGGCTGCCCACCGAGGAAGAGTGGGAGTTTGCTGCCCGAGGGGGCTTGAAGG GTCAGGTGTACCCCTGGGGAAACAAGTTCCAGCCAAACCGCACCAACCTGTGGCAG ggAAAGTTCCCCAAGGGCGACAAGGCTGAGGATGGCTTCCATGGCGTCTCCCCCGTGAATGCTTTCCCCCCACAGAATGACTATG GGCTCTATGACCTCGTGGGCAACGTATGGGAGTGGACGGCGTCACAGTACCAGGCTGCCGACCAGGACATGCGTGTCCTCCGGGGGGCGTCCTGGATCGACACAGCCGATGGCTCTGCCAACCACCGGGCACGTGTCACCACCAG
- the SUMF2 gene encoding inactive C-alpha-formylglycine-generating enzyme 2 precursor — protein MGISLSPLLTVLSLLSGRWLELGNGQTVNMVQLPGGRFQMGTDSPDGRDGEGPVREVTVKPFAIDIFPVTNKDFREFVREKKYRTEAEVFGWSFVFEDLVSDELRNKATQRMQSLLWWLPVERAFWRQPAGPGSGIREKLEFPVVHVSWNDARAYCAWRGKRLPTEEEWEFAARGGLKGQVYPWGNKFQPNRTNLWQGKFPKGDKAEDGFHGVSPVNAFPPQNDYGLYDLVGNVWEWTASQYQAADQDMRVLRGASWIDTADGSANHRARVTTRMGNTPDSASDNLGFRCASGAGRPPGEL, from the exons ATGGGCATTTCGCTGTCGCCGCTGCTGACTGTGCTGTCGCTCCTCTCCGGCCGGTGGCTCGAACTAG GAAATGGGCAGACAGTCAACATGGTCCAGCTACCAGGTGGGCGATTCCAGATGGGAACTGATTCACCAGATggcagagatggtgaaggacctgTCCGGGAGGTGACGGTAAAACCCTTTGCCATCGACATATTTCCTGTCACCAACAAAGACTTCAG GGAGTTTGTCAGGGAGAAAAAGTACCGCACAGAGGCTGAGGTGTTTGGGTGGAGCTTTGTCTTTGAGGACCTTGTCTCTGATGAGCTTAGAAACAAAGCAACCCAGAGAATGCAG TCTCTCCTCTGGTGGCTCCCCGTAGAAAGGGCattctggaggcag CCTGCAGGTCCTGGCTCTGGCATCCGAGAGAAACTGGAGTTCCCAGTGGTACACGTGAGCTGGAATGATGCCCGTGCCTACTGTGCTTGGCGGGGGAAACGGCTGCCCACCGAGGAAGAGTGGGAGTTTGCTGCCCGAGGGGGCTTGAAGG GTCAGGTGTACCCCTGGGGAAACAAGTTCCAGCCAAACCGCACCAACCTGTGGCAG ggAAAGTTCCCCAAGGGCGACAAGGCTGAGGATGGCTTCCATGGCGTCTCCCCCGTGAATGCTTTCCCCCCACAGAATGACTATG GGCTCTATGACCTCGTGGGCAACGTATGGGAGTGGACGGCGTCACAGTACCAGGCTGCCGACCAGGACATGCGTGTCCTCCGGGGGGCGTCCTGGATCGACACAGCCGATGGCTCTGCCAACCACCGGGCACGTGTCACCACCAG GATGGGCAACACTCCAGATTCAGCCTCAGACAACCTAGGCTTCCGCTGCGCTTCCGGTGCAGGCCGACCGCCTGGAGAGCTGTGA